gtagaagaagaaatggaggAGGACAGAcgcaggaagaagaaaatggacCAATGATGGAAGCGCGTAGGGCGGGTAGCGCGAGTACTGCAAATCATGCTACGCGCAAAGTCCCGCGAGCTATGGCCCAAGTAGAACGTTCAATGCGGGAGTTTTACAACGGCACTTTCACGTCCATCATTTTCTTGTGGAATAGATTCTACCGCTTCCATTTGTGGTTCGTCTGCAACTGCTCACATAACAGTATCAGGTTCAGTTTCAGTGCTGAAATTCAGAAGCCAGGTTCAAATAAATCTCAATAAAGCCTTGAATTCAGTTCGGCTTTCCCTTGTTTCCTTCTTGCATGGGTAGGCTGGGCAGATCTCTGCTAGATCATGCCAATGAAGGCGCATTCCCAGTATTGCACTCTCTTCCTTTCCTTGAATGCCTTGGACACCATAGAGAACAAGGGCAGTTCCCAAACCGCCCAAAGGTACAGAACGTCTTACCATCCTAAGCAGCAGCTTCCCATTCCCATTCGCACAACCAAAATGACAATTGCCATATGGATGCTTTAAAATAGTGCGCCATCGTTGCCATTAGAAGCCTGGCACTAAATAAAAACAATTCCTGTCTCCTGTTACAATATTGCATTCGTCGTCCATTAGAGGAACCCTTCAGCCTTCTTCATATGACGGTCAATCAAATTCTAAACAGGAAGTAATCATTTTCCAAGTAGATCATACAATGCGCCTTGCAGCAACCTCTAAATAGGTAACCAAATACCCTCGACTAACTCCCGATGAGTGTTCACCCTGAAGAGATGGAAGCAGATTAAATTATATGGACTAGCAAACCAGGTAAATGCAGATGCAGGGACAAATACGGGTCTAAGCCGCCAATTATATTTGAGCGAAAGCAGCCAAGCGTAAGTGGATTACATCACTTAAGTCAGTTCCTTTAAGTGGATTAGATCACACAAGATAGTTTTTTGAACTTCTGGAACGAGAATCATCGATTTCAAATAGGGGCACAAGAGAAGGCCTCCACCAACCATCTTATCCACGGAATCGCCTTATTTAATTATCAAATTTCTACGGTTTCTGTATAAGCCTACAAGTCGCATACACATAATAATAGATGGCCAAGCAATCCATAGACAATAATGTAGCACAGAGTTCAACACTCCACCCCATTAAGGATTACAATTTCTTGCAAATCGGAGCAAATTCTGATTGCATTCAAACAGCTTCCCCTCCACTTTCTCAAATTTACACGTCAACAATAGGGTAAGAAGCACATGTTGCTATACCTGCACCAAAAAAAATCATCGGGTTAGAAGACAACACAAAATGATCTGCAGTTGTGTGGATCTGTAGTTGTATGACAACACAAAATGATCTGCAGTTGTGTGGATCTGTAGTTGTATGTGCCTGTGCTTGCGCACATgtctatgtgtatgtgtgtgtgtgagtgagagagagatagactCACCACACATGTTCTTTCCTAATTCCATCTTGAAGTAACCATCAACTCCCCAATCTTTTCCCCAAGAATTCTTGATAAGCCAGTATGGAGTTCCATGCTTCTCTCCATAGCCAACAGCTAAAACGGCGTGATTCACATCCTGCGATCGAGGTTGCAAATATTGGTAAGTAGGGATTGATgcacatatataacaaaaacataagCCACATTAAAGTATTTACAGGCTATATGCTGCTGCACAGGAACAAGTTGCTTGCTAGATTAACACACATCAAACAACAGGACTACTGGGAATTTACCATGGGGCTGCTACCACAAGTGGTGCTGGTGTAGACGCCTCCTTTGTAGAATCGGAAACCACTAACCACCTCAAATGCAACACTAACAGGGCGAACAACCCCAACTGCATGCTTCAATTCATCTTCCGCACCCTGATAAACCAAATTAAGTTTGAAATAGAATTATTAATTCCCATAACCTAACTAGGAAATACGATTCTACATAACTGATAAACGAACTTCATGTTAGAGAATAAACAACGATTCAGGGTCGTGAAAAAAGACTTGATTTAGATGCGCTTGTGACGTCCCATGAACATAGAAATAACAGTCAGACAGGGATAGCGAACATATTACCTGAGTAATGTTAACAGAGTTGGCAACCTTTACCCCCACATCGTTTGCTGAAAACTTACAGTGGCCATCAACCCCAGTATAAGGATAAGATTCTTCCGTGTCGAGGCCACCGTTGTACTTAATGTACTGGAATGCTTGAGAAGGTAGCCCTCCGTGGCAACCAAAGTTATTGAAAGCCTGTGCACAGTCAACAAGCTGCTGTTCTGACAGAGAAACATTCTTCCCTGTGGCTTGTGCATAAGCTGCTTCAAGAGCTCCTGTAGTGCTGCAATTAATTTATCAATTAAATTAGTCACCACTCGAGCTTCGTTTCTCAAAACGAGGATATATTCGAGTATAATGATTAAATGGTTACCTAAACGTCCAACAGGAACCACAGTGGCCTTGATTTTTCACGGGGCTGACTATACCACTCTTCCTCCAATCCCTCTGTAACAAATGGTAAAAGTAATTACTGGAGAAGAGGAAAGCAGAACGGTCCAAGAACTCATTCATAACGAGCCAACATAGTATCCAGTGTCCGCTGGTTCTTTGTGcataacaacaagaaaaataaccTTAATATGGTGCTAACGATTTAATAGCTATCTTTGTGGGTCAGCGTTCCACTCCTTCAGCGTAAAGTTGTGCATAAAGCAGGAGAAGAGACAAATCATTCTTTTg
Above is a window of Nymphaea colorata isolate Beijing-Zhang1983 chromosome 8, ASM883128v2, whole genome shotgun sequence DNA encoding:
- the LOC116259100 gene encoding thiol protease aleurain-like: MVRCSIASMLFFALLLASASARSLVDDAETHIHMVTDKLHDLDAHLLPILGHSRHAIEFARFAHRYGKRYASTKEIFHRFAVFTENFELIHSTNKKGLPYTLQVNQFADLSWEEFKTRHLGASQNCSATKGTHKLTDAILPESRDWRKSGIVSPVKNQGHCGSCWTFSTTGALEAAYAQATGKNVSLSEQQLVDCAQAFNNFGCHGGLPSQAFQYIKYNGGLDTEESYPYTGVDGHCKFSANDVGVKVANSVNITQGAEDELKHAVGVVRPVSVAFEVVSGFRFYKGGVYTSTTCGSSPMDVNHAVLAVGYGEKHGTPYWLIKNSWGKDWGVDGYFKMELGKNMCGIATCASYPIVDV